A region of the Papaver somniferum cultivar HN1 unplaced genomic scaffold, ASM357369v1 unplaced-scaffold_19287, whole genome shotgun sequence genome:
ATGCTAGACAGATATGGAGATGCAGAatacttaagtgaaagatgtatATTGGCACCAAACAACGAGACTGTCGATGAAATTAATCACTACATTGTTTCAACTTACCCGGGAGAAACACATCATTTGTTTAGATCAGATAGCATTACCTCGATGACAGGATCCATTCAACGAGAAGCTGTTGCGTACTCTACCAAATTTCTGAATTCCCTGCAATTTCCAGGATTCCCGGACCACCACTTGCAACTTAAAATTGGGGTTCCTGTAATGCTACTACAGACAATAAATGAGAGCATGGGTCTCTGCAACGGAACACGATTAGTTGTAAAACAAATTGGTAAAAGGTTTATTGAAGGACAGATCATAACAGGGAACCGCGTCGGCTTTCATGTATCCATTCCAAGGATGATATTCTCTCCTACAGGCGCGAACTTACCGTTTGTATTCAGAAGAAGGCAGTTCCCTGTAAAAGTATGTTTTGCTATGACAATCAACAAGATCCAAGGTAAAACACTACAGCAAGTAGGCATCTATTTGACAACGCCACTTTTTACTCATGGACAGTTATATATGGCAATGTCTAGAACGACATCAAAAGAAGGTTTGAAGATTCTGataaaaccaattgataaacaacCACTAGGTTTTACACAGAATATTGTTTACAGAGAGGTCTTCAATAATTTGCACCCAGGTAACAACTCTTAGAATAGGCAATTTCATTAGGTAGAATTTATAATATTAACTATAACTTGGAGTTCTATCTAATGCAGGTGCCATACAGGTTGTAGACACTCCAACAAGAATGCAAATTTCAGAAACTACAAAATCTAACGCAGTTGTGCTTGAAGTTGTAGAAACTGGAACCAGAATTGTGACCCATCTAAAGTAGCTGAATTCGAAAGTAACAATCCCTTGGATAATGAAGGACatccaaagaaaaaaagactACTTTTCCATCTACATCC
Encoded here:
- the LOC113339190 gene encoding uncharacterized protein LOC113339190 — encoded protein: MTVDASINRSKLWRYFKIFSLHENMRIISRASSTTTEDKEIFVEWVLDLGNGNPPEIALTHLKDPTWIKIPDDYLIVPDENCVKQISSIIYSGMLDRYGDAEYLSERCILAPNNETVDEINHYIVSTYPGETHHLFRSDSITSMTGSIQREAVAYSTKFLNSLQFPGFPDHHLQLKIGVPVMLLQTINESMGLCNGTRLVVKQIGKRFIEGQIITGNRVGFHVSIPRMIFSPTGANLPFVFRRRQFPVKVCFAMTINKIQGKTLQQVGIYLTTPLFTHGQLYMAMSRTTSKEGLKILIKPIDKQPLGFTQNIVYREVFNNLHPGAIQVVDTPTRMQISETTKSNAVVLEVVETGTRIVTHLK